In one Pseudomonas sp. SG20056 genomic region, the following are encoded:
- a CDS encoding MFS transporter, whose product MPNNNNGYPSSTRAWVTVAILMVAYVLSFIDRQILNLLVGPIRRDLMISDTQMSLLMGLSFALFYTVCGIPLGRLADTKSRRGLIAIGVLFWSAATAACGMAKLYWQFLICRIGVGVGEAALSPAAYSLIADSFPPERRATAISVYSMGVYLGSGLAFLLGGLVIQFASAQGDVVLPVFGEVRPWQLIFLILGAAGVLFTLLMLAVKEPARRGVGAGVAVPLADVGRYIRSNRRTVLCHNFGFAGLAFAGYGSAAWVPTFFIRTYGWDAGQVGIVYGSIVAVFGCLGIVFGGRLADWMAKRGSSDANMRVGLYAALGAVPCVLSFPLMDSALWAAVLMAPTVFFLSMPFGVAPAAIQEIMPNSMRGQASAIYLFVITLIGLGIGPTAVALVTDYVFADDNALRYSLLIVTALAVFSSIVLLSMGLKPYRESVVRLQGWSANPA is encoded by the coding sequence GTGCCCAACAACAATAACGGCTATCCCTCTTCCACCCGCGCCTGGGTGACTGTCGCCATCCTGATGGTGGCGTATGTGCTGTCGTTTATCGATCGGCAGATTCTCAACCTGTTGGTTGGCCCGATCCGCCGCGACCTGATGATCAGCGACACGCAGATGAGCCTGCTGATGGGTTTGTCCTTTGCGCTGTTCTACACCGTCTGTGGGATTCCTTTGGGCCGTTTGGCCGACACCAAGAGTCGTCGTGGGCTGATCGCTATCGGCGTGCTGTTCTGGAGTGCGGCCACTGCCGCCTGCGGCATGGCCAAGCTGTATTGGCAGTTCCTGATCTGCCGCATCGGCGTCGGTGTCGGTGAGGCGGCGCTGTCGCCTGCGGCCTACTCGCTGATTGCCGACAGCTTTCCGCCCGAGCGCCGTGCTACCGCGATCAGCGTGTATTCCATGGGGGTTTACCTCGGCTCCGGACTGGCCTTTCTGCTCGGCGGCCTGGTGATTCAGTTTGCCTCGGCGCAGGGCGATGTGGTGCTGCCGGTATTCGGTGAAGTACGCCCGTGGCAGCTGATCTTTTTGATTCTCGGTGCGGCCGGGGTGTTGTTCACCCTGCTGATGCTGGCAGTCAAGGAGCCTGCACGGCGTGGCGTGGGTGCGGGTGTTGCGGTGCCGCTGGCGGATGTCGGTCGCTATATCCGATCCAATCGGCGTACGGTGCTATGCCATAACTTCGGCTTTGCCGGCCTGGCGTTTGCCGGTTACGGCAGCGCGGCCTGGGTACCGACATTCTTTATTCGCACCTATGGCTGGGACGCCGGTCAGGTCGGCATCGTCTATGGCAGCATCGTGGCGGTGTTCGGTTGCCTGGGTATCGTCTTCGGGGGGCGCCTGGCAGACTGGATGGCCAAGCGCGGCAGCAGCGATGCCAATATGCGTGTTGGTCTGTATGCGGCGTTGGGGGCAGTGCCCTGCGTCCTATCCTTCCCGCTGATGGACAGCGCGTTGTGGGCTGCGGTGCTGATGGCGCCAACGGTGTTCTTCCTGAGTATGCCGTTTGGTGTGGCGCCGGCGGCCATCCAGGAAATCATGCCCAACTCGATGCGTGGCCAGGCCTCGGCAATCTACCTGTTTGTCATCACCTTGATCGGCCTGGGCATCGGCCCGACGGCGGTGGCCTTGGTGACCGACTATGTGTTTGCCGATGACAACGCGCTGCGTTATTCGCTGCTGATTGTTACCGCGCTGGCGGTATTCAGCTCCATCGTGCTGTTGAGCATGGGGCTCAAACCCTATCGCGAGAGTGTGGTGCGGCTGCAGGGATGGTCGGCCAACCCGGCTTAA
- the hemH gene encoding ferrochelatase, producing MTDHALLLVNLGSPASTDVADVRRYLNQFLMDPYVIDLPWPLRRLLVSLILIKRPAASAHAYASIWWDEGSPLVVLSKRLHQAMKASWTHGPVELAMRYGEPSLQTVLTRLAEQGIKKVTLAPLYPQFADSTTTTAIEEARRVVREQQLPIRFSILPPFYDQPEYLDALVDSAKPYLEQEFDHLLLSFHGLPERHLHKLDPSGHCLKGADCCRSASPEVLASCYRAQCLRSAELFAQRMGLKPEQWSVSFQSRLGRAKWIEPYTEARLDELAKQGVKKLLVMCPAFVADCIETLEEIGDRGREQFVEAGGESLQLVPCLNDHPSWVAALKTLSERAPLML from the coding sequence ATGACCGATCACGCCTTGCTGTTGGTAAACCTGGGCTCGCCGGCCTCCACTGACGTGGCCGATGTGCGCCGTTACCTCAATCAGTTCCTGATGGATCCCTACGTCATCGACTTGCCCTGGCCGCTGCGGCGTCTGCTGGTTTCGCTGATTCTGATCAAGCGCCCGGCGGCCTCGGCGCATGCCTATGCCTCGATCTGGTGGGATGAAGGCTCGCCGCTGGTGGTGCTGAGTAAGCGTCTGCATCAGGCGATGAAGGCGTCCTGGACCCATGGCCCGGTGGAACTGGCGATGCGCTATGGCGAGCCGTCGCTGCAAACCGTGCTGACCCGCCTGGCCGAGCAGGGCATCAAGAAGGTCACCCTGGCGCCGCTGTACCCGCAGTTTGCCGACAGCACCACCACCACGGCGATCGAAGAAGCCAGGCGCGTGGTGCGTGAGCAGCAGCTGCCGATCCGCTTTTCCATCCTGCCGCCGTTCTACGATCAGCCGGAATACCTGGATGCCTTGGTCGACAGCGCCAAGCCTTATCTTGAGCAGGAGTTTGACCATCTGCTGCTGAGTTTCCACGGCCTGCCGGAGCGGCACCTGCACAAGCTCGACCCCAGTGGTCATTGCCTGAAAGGCGCGGATTGCTGCCGTAGCGCCTCGCCAGAGGTGCTCGCCAGCTGTTACCGCGCCCAGTGCCTGCGCAGCGCCGAGCTGTTCGCCCAGCGCATGGGACTCAAGCCCGAGCAGTGGTCGGTGTCGTTCCAGTCGCGTCTGGGCCGGGCCAAGTGGATCGAGCCCTATACCGAAGCGCGTCTCGACGAGCTGGCCAAACAGGGCGTGAAGAAGTTGCTGGTGATGTGCCCGGCCTTTGTCGCCGACTGCATCGAAACCCTGGAGGAGATCGGCGACCGTGGCCGCGAGCAGTTTGTCGAAGCCGGCGGCGAGAGCCTGCAGCTGGTGCCGTGTCTGAATGATCATCCCAGCTGGGTGGCGGCGCTAAAGACCCTCAGCGAGCGTGCTCCGCTGATGCTGTAA
- the upp gene encoding uracil phosphoribosyltransferase, producing the protein MPILEIRHPLIRHKLGLMRRADISTKNFRELAQEVGALLTYEATKDLPLENYEIEGWCGTVQVEKISGKKITVVPILRAGIGMLEGVLSLIPGAKVSAVGVARNEETLQAHTYLEKLASEIDERLAMIIDPMLATGGSMVATIDLLKKAGCKEIRAMVLVAAPEGIKVVNDAHPDVTIYTASIDQRLNEHGYIIPGLGDAGDKIFGTKQKDA; encoded by the coding sequence ATGCCCATCCTCGAGATCCGCCACCCGCTGATCCGTCACAAACTCGGCCTGATGCGCCGCGCCGATATCAGCACGAAGAATTTTCGGGAGCTGGCTCAGGAAGTCGGTGCGCTGCTGACCTATGAAGCGACCAAGGATCTGCCCCTGGAAAACTACGAGATCGAGGGCTGGTGCGGCACCGTGCAGGTTGAAAAAATCTCCGGCAAAAAAATCACTGTGGTGCCGATTCTGCGCGCCGGCATCGGCATGCTCGAAGGCGTGCTTAGCCTAATTCCAGGTGCCAAGGTCAGCGCCGTGGGCGTGGCGCGCAACGAGGAAACCCTGCAAGCGCACACCTACCTGGAAAAACTCGCCTCGGAAATCGACGAGCGCCTGGCCATGATCATCGACCCGATGCTCGCCACCGGCGGCTCGATGGTCGCTACCATCGACCTGCTGAAAAAAGCCGGCTGCAAGGAAATCCGCGCCATGGTCCTGGTGGCTGCACCAGAGGGCATCAAGGTGGTCAACGATGCGCATCCTGACGTGACCATTTACACCGCGTCCATCGATCAGCGTTTGAACGAGCACGGCTACATCATTCCCGGCCTCGGTGATGCCGGCGACAAGATCTTCGGCACCAAACAGAAGGACGCGTAA
- the phrB gene encoding deoxyribodipyrimidine photo-lyase has protein sequence MQLMWFRTDLRVQDNSALAAAMRSGPTVALYLLSPGQWLAHDDAPSKVDFWLRNLKELATELSKLNVPLLVREADHWSAAPQVIGELCQQLQISSVQVNEEYGVHESRRDQAVAQTLDGLGVNFHSHLDQLFFKPGSVLTKSGGYFQVYSQFRKVCYQRLHSALPALIATPKAQAPLAIQGDAIPEQVAGFALPAVELRELWPAGEAEAARRLDDFAAQQIDFYQSARDFPAQPGTSQLSAYLAAGVISPRQCLHAALAVNQGEFDSGNIGVVTWINELLWREFYKHILVGYPRVSMHRAFRPETEAVAWRDAPLELKAWQQGRTGFPIVDAAMRQLLATGWMHNRLRMIVAMFLTKNLLIDWREGERFFMRHLIDGDLAANNGGWQWSSSTGTDSAPYFRIFNPLSQSQKFDPDGRFIRQWLPELVGLNKTNIHNPAAMGGLFGIADYPSPIVDLSKSRTRALAAFKSLPHFAGEEVL, from the coding sequence CTGCAACTGATGTGGTTTCGTACCGACCTGCGCGTACAGGACAACAGCGCCCTGGCAGCCGCCATGCGCAGCGGCCCGACCGTGGCGCTGTACCTGCTCAGTCCCGGCCAGTGGTTGGCCCACGATGACGCGCCGAGCAAGGTCGACTTCTGGCTGCGCAACCTCAAAGAACTGGCCACAGAGCTGAGCAAACTCAATGTGCCGCTGCTGGTACGGGAAGCCGATCACTGGAGCGCCGCGCCGCAGGTGATTGGTGAACTGTGCCAGCAGCTGCAGATCAGTAGCGTGCAGGTCAATGAAGAATACGGCGTGCATGAAAGCCGCCGCGACCAGGCCGTGGCGCAAACCCTTGATGGTCTAGGAGTGAATTTTCACAGTCACTTGGATCAGCTGTTCTTCAAGCCCGGCAGCGTGCTGACCAAATCCGGCGGTTACTTTCAGGTCTACAGCCAGTTCCGCAAGGTCTGCTACCAACGCTTGCACAGCGCCCTGCCGGCACTCATAGCCACACCCAAGGCACAGGCGCCGCTGGCGATCCAAGGCGATGCCATTCCTGAACAAGTTGCAGGCTTCGCCCTGCCCGCTGTCGAACTGCGTGAACTGTGGCCAGCCGGTGAAGCTGAGGCGGCGCGGCGTTTGGATGATTTTGCCGCGCAGCAGATCGACTTCTACCAGAGCGCCCGGGATTTTCCCGCACAGCCCGGCACCAGCCAGTTGTCCGCCTACCTGGCCGCCGGGGTGATCTCGCCACGCCAATGCCTGCACGCGGCACTGGCGGTCAACCAAGGTGAGTTCGACAGTGGCAATATCGGCGTGGTCACCTGGATCAACGAGCTGCTCTGGCGCGAGTTCTACAAGCACATCCTGGTGGGCTACCCGCGCGTGTCGATGCACCGCGCCTTCCGCCCAGAAACCGAGGCCGTGGCCTGGCGTGATGCACCGCTGGAGCTGAAAGCCTGGCAACAAGGCCGTACCGGTTTCCCGATTGTCGATGCAGCGATGCGCCAACTGCTGGCCACCGGTTGGATGCACAATCGCCTGCGCATGATCGTGGCGATGTTTCTGACCAAAAACCTGCTGATCGACTGGCGCGAAGGCGAGCGCTTCTTTATGCGTCACCTGATCGATGGCGATCTGGCAGCGAACAACGGCGGCTGGCAGTGGAGTTCGTCGACCGGCACCGATTCGGCGCCGTATTTCCGCATCTTCAACCCGCTTAGCCAGTCACAGAAGTTCGACCCGGACGGGCGCTTTATCCGCCAATGGCTGCCCGAGCTGGTCGGCCTGAACAAGACCAATATTCATAACCCGGCGGCCATGGGCGGCCTGTTCGGCATCGCCGACTACCCCTCGCCGATTGTCGACCTGAGCAAAAGCCGCACACGCGCCCTCGCCGCATTCAAGAGCCTGCCGCACTTTGCCGGCGAGGAGGTGCTGTGA
- a CDS encoding 2-thiouracil desulfurase family protein, translating into MSPPENAAGKPKLGISACLLGNEVRYNGGHKESRLCSRILSEYFDFAPVCPEVAIGMGTPREPIRLVGDPQAPRAVGTVNRSVDVTAPLAEYGEHMAAELTDICGYIFMQQSPSCGLHRVKVYQDNGRPSEPGRGIFAEAFCARHPNLPVEEDGRLNDPILRENFITRVFAYSQWQQLLRDGLTRKSLIDFHSRYKYLLMATNPMQYKLLGRMLGNLGQHDINELAPRYFSELMSALKSCATRRTHSNVLQHLSGYLKQSLSSEEKQEMQQLIGQYRHGVVPLVVPMTLLKHHFRRHPDTYIAQQVYLQPHPENLSLRNAL; encoded by the coding sequence ATGAGCCCACCCGAAAACGCCGCCGGTAAGCCCAAACTGGGTATCAGTGCCTGCCTGCTGGGCAATGAGGTTCGCTACAACGGCGGACACAAGGAATCGCGCCTGTGCAGCCGCATTCTTAGCGAGTATTTCGACTTCGCTCCGGTATGCCCGGAAGTCGCGATTGGTATGGGCACGCCACGTGAACCAATCCGCCTAGTTGGCGATCCGCAAGCGCCACGCGCCGTCGGCACGGTCAACCGTAGCGTGGACGTCACCGCACCGCTGGCCGAGTACGGCGAGCACATGGCTGCTGAGCTGACCGATATCTGCGGCTACATCTTTATGCAGCAGTCGCCGTCCTGCGGCCTGCACCGGGTCAAGGTCTACCAGGACAACGGCCGCCCCAGTGAGCCGGGGCGCGGCATCTTTGCTGAGGCCTTCTGCGCCCGCCATCCCAACCTGCCGGTGGAAGAAGATGGCCGCCTGAATGACCCAATCCTGCGCGAAAATTTTATCACCCGCGTATTCGCCTATTCGCAGTGGCAACAGCTGCTGCGTGATGGCCTGACGCGCAAAAGCCTGATCGACTTCCACTCGCGCTACAAATACCTGCTGATGGCCACCAACCCCATGCAGTACAAGCTGCTCGGGCGCATGCTCGGCAACCTCGGTCAGCACGACATCAACGAACTGGCGCCGCGCTATTTCAGCGAGCTGATGAGTGCGCTGAAAAGCTGCGCCACCCGCCGCACCCACAGCAACGTGCTGCAGCACCTCAGCGGCTACCTCAAGCAATCGCTGAGCAGCGAAGAGAAACAGGAAATGCAGCAACTGATCGGCCAGTACCGCCATGGCGTGGTGCCGCTGGTGGTGCCCATGACCCTGCTCAAACATCACTTCCGCCGCCACCCGGACACCTACATTGCGCAGCAGGTCTATCTGCAGCCGCACCCGGAAAACCTCAGCCTGCGTAACGCCCTATGA
- a CDS encoding TIGR01777 family oxidoreductase: MHILLTGGTGLIGRALCRHWLQQGHQLTVWSRRPEQVGALCGAAVRGIGQLDELGEEALDAVVNLAGAPIADRPWTRKRKALLWVSRIGLTEQLLAWLESRAHKPQVLLSGSAVGWYGDGGERELHEDSPPVSEDFAAQLCGAWEETALRAEELGIRVVLLRTGLVLASDGGLLKRLLLPFKLGLGGPLGNGRQWMPWIHLADQIALIDFLLQQDSARGPYNACAPTPERNRAFSQALGRELHRPAFMPAPAFALRVLLGELSVLLLGGQRAMPTRLQEVGFSFRFTHLDVALADLLGHH, translated from the coding sequence ATGCACATTCTTCTGACGGGCGGAACCGGCTTGATCGGTCGGGCGTTGTGTCGGCACTGGCTGCAGCAAGGCCATCAGCTGACGGTGTGGAGTCGCCGCCCCGAACAGGTAGGCGCCCTATGCGGGGCCGCAGTGCGTGGTATTGGCCAGCTTGATGAACTGGGTGAAGAAGCGCTGGATGCTGTGGTCAATCTGGCCGGAGCGCCGATTGCCGACCGCCCCTGGACGCGCAAGCGTAAGGCGTTGCTGTGGGTCAGCCGGATTGGTCTGACCGAGCAATTGCTGGCCTGGCTGGAGAGCCGTGCGCACAAGCCGCAGGTGTTGTTGTCCGGTTCGGCAGTGGGCTGGTATGGCGACGGTGGCGAGCGCGAGTTGCATGAAGATTCGCCGCCGGTGAGTGAGGATTTCGCCGCGCAGTTGTGTGGCGCCTGGGAAGAAACTGCCCTGCGCGCCGAAGAGCTGGGCATTCGTGTGGTGCTGCTGCGCACCGGGCTGGTGCTGGCAAGTGACGGCGGGTTGCTCAAACGTCTGTTGCTGCCGTTCAAACTCGGCTTGGGCGGCCCGCTGGGCAATGGTAGGCAGTGGATGCCGTGGATTCATCTGGCCGATCAAATCGCCCTGATTGATTTTCTCCTGCAGCAGGACTCCGCGCGCGGTCCTTATAATGCCTGCGCGCCGACGCCTGAGCGTAACCGCGCCTTCAGTCAGGCCCTGGGCCGTGAACTGCATCGTCCGGCCTTTATGCCGGCCCCGGCGTTTGCCCTGCGCGTGCTGCTGGGGGAGCTGTCGGTGCTGCTGCTCGGTGGCCAGCGCGCGATGCCAACGCGCTTGCAGGAGGTGGGTTTCAGTTTTCGTTTTACTCATTTGGATGTGGCCCTGGCAGATTTGCTCGGCCACCACTGA
- a CDS encoding TIGR02450 family Trp-rich protein, with protein sequence MTDQVRKTLGKHRLNPRKLLLSKWTAVQPQNREKHFLVTELFCDEDGTVLQIELQAVLNQRCQRLDWRVLEDAEHWRMGWT encoded by the coding sequence ATGACGGATCAGGTTCGCAAAACCCTAGGCAAGCATCGACTTAATCCGCGCAAGCTGCTGCTATCGAAATGGACAGCAGTGCAGCCGCAGAATCGTGAAAAGCATTTTCTCGTTACCGAACTGTTCTGCGACGAAGACGGCACGGTGCTGCAGATCGAACTGCAGGCCGTGCTCAATCAGCGTTGCCAACGCCTGGACTGGCGTGTACTGGAAGATGCTGAGCACTGGCGCATGGGCTGGACGTAA
- a CDS encoding MerR family transcriptional regulator, with the protein MNLEPISVGAADDYQAAIAQGFMPIRDVARITGVNAVTLRAWERRYGLIVPHRTPKGHRLYSNEHVARIQAILTWLNRGVSVSQVKGLLRSNQPAFAEASSQWEARRQQLQEAICNLNERRLDDCFNSELALYPPHTLCQQLLLPLLEELELRWRNQFGAQAERVFFFSWLRSKLGARLYHNNRQYNGPSLLLINVSDLPMAPGLWLTAWLASSAGCPVEVFDWPLPPTELALAVEHIQPRAVLLYSSQALNSTHLQRLLGGYDCPCLLVGQVVQIHAEELVDITAQNAELSLAADPLAALHNLTDLNLLHS; encoded by the coding sequence ATGAACCTGGAGCCGATCAGCGTAGGGGCGGCCGACGATTACCAAGCGGCGATCGCCCAGGGCTTTATGCCGATCCGCGACGTGGCACGCATCACTGGGGTCAACGCCGTCACCCTGCGCGCCTGGGAACGGCGCTATGGCTTGATCGTGCCGCACCGCACACCCAAGGGCCATCGCTTGTACTCCAATGAACACGTCGCGCGCATCCAGGCGATTCTCACCTGGCTCAATCGCGGTGTGTCGGTCAGTCAGGTCAAGGGGCTGCTGCGCTCTAACCAGCCGGCTTTTGCCGAAGCCAGCTCGCAATGGGAAGCCCGGCGCCAGCAACTGCAGGAGGCCATCTGCAACCTCAATGAGCGGCGCCTGGATGACTGCTTCAACAGCGAACTAGCGCTCTATCCGCCACATACCCTGTGCCAGCAACTGCTCCTGCCGTTGCTTGAGGAATTGGAACTGCGTTGGCGTAACCAGTTCGGCGCACAGGCAGAGCGGGTGTTCTTCTTCTCTTGGCTGCGCAGCAAACTCGGTGCGCGGCTTTACCACAACAATCGCCAATACAACGGTCCGTCGCTGCTGCTGATCAACGTCTCCGACCTGCCGATGGCCCCCGGCCTGTGGCTGACCGCCTGGCTGGCGAGCAGCGCCGGCTGCCCGGTGGAAGTCTTCGACTGGCCACTGCCACCCACAGAACTCGCCCTGGCGGTTGAGCACATTCAACCGCGTGCGGTGCTGCTGTATTCCAGTCAGGCGCTGAACAGTACACACCTGCAGCGCCTGCTCGGTGGCTATGACTGTCCCTGCCTGCTGGTCGGGCAAGTGGTGCAGATTCACGCCGAAGAATTAGTCGACATCACCGCACAGAACGCTGAACTGAGCCTGGCCGCCGATCCATTGGCCGCGCTGCATAACCTTACCGACCTCAACCTGCTGCACAGCTGA
- a CDS encoding uracil-xanthine permease family protein, producing MQDEYNDPLWRQGISGAQMLFVAFGALVLMPLITGMDPNVALFTAGIGTLLFQLVTGRQVPVFLASSFAFIAPILAAKGEFGLPAVLGGIVASGLVYILLSAVVRVKGAGFIDRLLPPVVIAPVIISIGLALSPVAVNMAMGKAGDGSAQLVPYETAMLISMSALITTVLVAAMGRGLLRLVPILAGIIVGCIVAAFCGVIDTSNIAAAPWLAIPAFVTPELHWGAILYIVPVALAPAIEHIGGVVAIGSVTGKNFIKKPGLHRTLLGDGLATSAAGLFGGPPNTTYAEVTGAVMLTKNYNPKIMTWAACFAIALAFVGKFGTALQSIPVPVMGGILCLLFGSIAVVGLNTLIRHQVDLSEARNLIIVSVTLVFGIGGMVIGNTDFALSGISLCAICALVLNLVLPGGQGWRSKTVLEEPDL from the coding sequence ATGCAGGACGAATACAACGATCCACTCTGGCGCCAGGGCATTTCCGGCGCGCAGATGCTGTTTGTGGCTTTTGGCGCCCTGGTGCTGATGCCGTTGATCACAGGTATGGACCCCAACGTAGCGCTATTCACTGCGGGTATCGGCACCCTGCTGTTCCAACTGGTGACCGGGCGCCAAGTGCCGGTTTTTCTGGCCTCGAGCTTTGCCTTTATCGCCCCGATTCTCGCCGCCAAAGGCGAGTTCGGCCTGCCGGCCGTGCTCGGCGGCATCGTCGCATCGGGCCTGGTGTATATCCTGCTCAGCGCCGTGGTACGGGTTAAGGGCGCGGGCTTTATCGACCGTCTGTTGCCGCCGGTAGTCATCGCGCCGGTGATCATTTCCATCGGCCTGGCCCTGTCGCCAGTAGCGGTGAACATGGCCATGGGCAAGGCCGGTGATGGCAGCGCGCAGCTGGTTCCGTATGAAACCGCCATGCTGATTTCCATGTCGGCGTTGATCACCACCGTACTGGTCGCGGCTATGGGCCGTGGCCTGCTGCGCCTGGTGCCGATCCTCGCGGGGATCATCGTCGGCTGCATCGTCGCGGCGTTCTGCGGGGTGATCGACACCAGCAATATCGCGGCCGCACCCTGGCTGGCGATTCCGGCATTCGTGACGCCTGAGCTGCACTGGGGCGCGATCTTGTACATCGTTCCGGTGGCCTTGGCACCGGCCATCGAGCATATCGGCGGCGTAGTGGCGATCGGCAGCGTGACCGGCAAGAACTTTATCAAGAAGCCCGGCCTGCACCGCACCCTGCTCGGCGACGGCCTGGCCACCTCGGCCGCTGGCCTGTTCGGCGGCCCACCGAATACCACCTATGCGGAAGTGACCGGCGCGGTGATGCTGACCAAGAACTACAACCCGAAGATCATGACCTGGGCAGCCTGCTTCGCCATTGCCCTGGCCTTTGTCGGCAAATTCGGCACCGCGTTGCAAAGCATTCCGGTACCGGTGATGGGCGGCATTCTCTGCCTGCTGTTCGGCTCCATCGCGGTGGTGGGCCTGAATACCCTGATCCGCCATCAGGTCGACCTGTCCGAAGCGCGCAACCTGATCATCGTGTCGGTGACCCTGGTGTTCGGCATCGGCGGCATGGTGATTGGCAACACAGACTTTGCCCTCTCCGGCATTTCCCTGTGCGCCATCTGCGCCCTGGTACTCAACCTGGTACTGCCCGGCGGCCAAGGCTGGCGCAGTAAAACCGTGCTGGAAGAGCCGGACCTGTAA
- a CDS encoding hypoxanthine-guanine phosphoribosyltransferase produces MSVDLAHIRQVMAEADCLHSNAEVEVAIDTMAAAINSDMADSNPVVFCVMNGGLIFSGKLLPKLNFPLELSYLHATRYRNETSGGELFWKAKPEISFIDRDVLIIDDILDEGHTLGAIIDFCRHAGAKNVRIAVLVDKTHDRKARPDLKADYVGMSCVDRYVFGYGMDYKGYWRNAPGIYAVKGL; encoded by the coding sequence ATGTCCGTCGATCTCGCGCATATCCGCCAAGTCATGGCCGAAGCCGATTGCCTGCACAGCAATGCCGAGGTTGAGGTGGCCATCGACACTATGGCAGCCGCCATTAACAGCGATATGGCCGACAGCAACCCCGTGGTGTTCTGCGTGATGAACGGTGGGCTGATCTTTTCCGGCAAGCTGCTGCCCAAGCTCAACTTCCCGCTGGAGTTGTCCTACCTGCACGCCACCCGCTACCGCAATGAAACCAGCGGTGGCGAGCTGTTCTGGAAGGCCAAGCCGGAAATCTCCTTTATCGACCGCGACGTGCTTATCATCGACGACATCCTCGATGAAGGGCACACCCTCGGTGCAATCATCGACTTCTGCCGTCACGCCGGCGCCAAGAACGTGCGCATCGCCGTGCTGGTAGATAAAACCCACGACCGCAAAGCACGCCCGGACCTCAAAGCCGATTACGTCGGCATGTCCTGCGTTGATCGCTATGTGTTTGGCTATGGCATGGACTACAAAGGCTACTGGCGCAATGCGCCGGGTATCTACGCAGTTAAAGGGTTGTAA
- a CDS encoding NAD(P)/FAD-dependent oxidoreductase gives MTALHPIAIIGTGIAGLSAAQALHAAGHPLQLFDKSRGSGGRMASKRSDAGALDLGAQYFTARDRRFVEVVQQWQARGWVAEWTPSLYNFSNGQLSASPDEQVRWVGSPRMSAITRAMLGALPVAFSCRITEVFRGEQHWHLQDAEGNSHGPFSHVIVATPAPQATALLSSAPKLAGAAASVAMDPTWAVALAFNSPLETRVEGCFVQDSPLDWLARNRSKPGRDTLLDTWVLHASSQWTKQHLDMPKEAVIEHLLGAFAELIGCAVPAPAFSLAHRWLYARPASAHQWGVLADADLGIYACGDWCLSGRVEGAWLSGQEAARRLLEHLQ, from the coding sequence ATGACTGCTCTTCACCCCATCGCCATCATCGGCACCGGCATCGCCGGGCTGTCTGCCGCGCAGGCGCTGCATGCCGCCGGGCACCCCTTACAACTGTTCGACAAGAGCCGCGGCAGCGGTGGCCGTATGGCCAGTAAGCGTAGCGATGCCGGCGCACTGGACTTGGGCGCGCAGTACTTCACCGCCCGCGACCGCCGCTTTGTCGAGGTGGTGCAGCAGTGGCAAGCGCGTGGCTGGGTCGCCGAATGGACCCCCAGCCTCTACAACTTCAGTAACGGCCAGCTCAGCGCCTCGCCGGATGAGCAAGTGCGCTGGGTCGGCAGCCCGCGCATGAGTGCGATCACTCGCGCCATGCTCGGCGCATTACCGGTGGCCTTTTCTTGCCGCATTACCGAAGTGTTTCGCGGCGAGCAGCACTGGCACCTGCAGGATGCCGAAGGCAACAGCCACGGCCCGTTCAGCCATGTGATCGTCGCAACCCCGGCGCCGCAAGCCACAGCACTGCTCTCCAGCGCCCCCAAGCTGGCCGGCGCGGCAGCAAGCGTGGCCATGGACCCGACCTGGGCCGTCGCCCTGGCCTTCAACAGCCCGCTGGAAACCCGCGTGGAAGGCTGTTTTGTACAGGACAGTCCGCTCGACTGGCTGGCACGTAATCGCAGCAAACCCGGCCGCGACACCCTGCTCGACACCTGGGTGCTGCACGCCAGCAGCCAGTGGACCAAACAGCACTTGGATATGCCCAAGGAAGCGGTGATCGAACACCTTCTAGGTGCCTTCGCCGAACTGATCGGCTGCGCTGTGCCGGCCCCGGCTTTCAGCCTGGCGCACCGCTGGCTTTACGCCCGCCCCGCCAGCGCGCACCAATGGGGTGTGTTGGCCGATGCCGACCTGGGCATCTATGCCTGCGGCGACTGGTGCCTGTCCGGTCGTGTCGAAGGCGCCTGGCTCAGCGGCCAGGAAGCAGCGCGCCGTCTGCTTGAGCATTTGCAATGA